In Salinirussus salinus, the following proteins share a genomic window:
- a CDS encoding ATP-dependent helicase yields MRGRALLAEQDVDFDPGSVAVDDADVLDLLDPVVQEWWVEQFGAYVPGNGGFFTPPQKEAIPLIHEGENALVCAPTGSGKTLASFTGIINELFARDRADGLENSVYCLYVSPLKSLANDIHRNLEVPLKGITGKLDERGEDVEIRHAIRHGDTSSSDRQAMLETTPHILNTTPETLAILLNSPKFKQKLETVEYVIVDEIHSLAENKRGTHLAVSLERLEHLCEESPTRVGCSATVEPLDTVAEFLVGREEPGGPPREYEVVDTRFVREFDIELTCPTDDLIDTPREVVNGRFYDHLDDLVAEHTQTLVFTNTRSGAERVLHNLRERYPDYDEDNSACHHGSLSKDRRQAVEQQLKEGDLDVVTTSTSLELGIDMPHIDLVVQVGSPKSVAALLQRVGRAGHQLGETVTGRVVALDRDELVECAVMLKKAEEGFVDRVFIPENAQDVAAQQVYGMAINGPRPEAEVRGVLRRAYPYREYDDAAYEQLMRYLTADYPGMEEKNVYAKVWRDRNDPPGGEHHYPEYDVGQRLIGKRGRMARVIYMTNIGTIPDSFTCDVFTRGGDEWVGQLDEAYLDTLESGDVFVLGGSRYEYRYRRGSKVYVDPTSARPTVPSWFSERLPLSYDLGREILRFQRELLARLKHGGKSEVRVWLREFPLDEHSVRALTRMFDEQVRYLGPEGVSTDGRLVVEEELDREAYERRYYVHSNYGRRFNDGFSRLLAYRVAQETNANVQVAVADNGFTLSMPLNRKVDLVGVLEDIDPGDARGDLRASLEGTDLLERYFRINATRALMILKRYKGHEKSASQQQVNAEMLLGFAEELESFAVIKETYREILEDKLNLAGIQGVLAAIQAGDVTVTTERVDSPSPRAFGLATLMASDVVLAEDESEVLREFHRRVLEEIEDGNEGALATE; encoded by the coding sequence ATGCGAGGACGCGCGCTGCTCGCCGAGCAGGACGTGGACTTCGACCCTGGGTCCGTCGCGGTCGACGACGCCGACGTGCTCGACCTGCTCGACCCGGTCGTCCAGGAGTGGTGGGTCGAGCAGTTCGGCGCGTACGTCCCCGGAAACGGCGGCTTCTTCACCCCGCCCCAGAAGGAGGCCATCCCGCTGATCCACGAGGGAGAGAACGCGCTGGTCTGTGCACCGACGGGCAGCGGGAAGACGCTCGCCTCCTTCACCGGGATCATCAACGAACTGTTCGCCCGCGACCGCGCGGATGGGCTTGAAAACAGCGTCTACTGCCTGTACGTCTCGCCGCTGAAGTCGCTGGCGAACGACATCCACCGGAACCTGGAGGTCCCTCTGAAGGGGATCACCGGGAAGCTCGACGAGCGCGGCGAGGACGTCGAGATCCGCCACGCGATCCGCCACGGCGACACCAGCAGCAGCGACCGCCAGGCGATGCTGGAGACGACCCCCCACATCCTCAACACCACCCCAGAGACGCTCGCTATCCTGCTGAACTCCCCGAAGTTCAAGCAGAAACTCGAGACCGTCGAGTACGTGATCGTCGACGAGATCCACAGCCTCGCGGAGAACAAGCGGGGCACCCACCTGGCGGTCTCGCTGGAGCGACTCGAACACCTCTGTGAGGAGTCGCCGACCCGGGTCGGGTGCTCGGCGACGGTCGAACCGCTGGACACCGTGGCGGAGTTTCTCGTCGGGCGCGAGGAGCCCGGCGGGCCGCCACGGGAGTACGAGGTGGTCGACACCCGGTTCGTCCGGGAGTTCGACATCGAGCTCACCTGTCCGACCGACGACCTCATCGACACGCCCCGGGAGGTTGTCAACGGTCGCTTCTACGACCACCTGGACGACCTGGTCGCCGAGCACACCCAGACGCTCGTCTTCACCAACACCCGCTCGGGTGCCGAGCGAGTCCTCCACAACCTCCGCGAGCGGTATCCGGACTACGACGAGGACAACTCCGCCTGCCACCACGGCAGCCTCTCGAAGGACCGCCGACAGGCGGTCGAACAGCAGCTCAAGGAGGGCGACCTGGACGTGGTGACGACCTCCACCTCCCTCGAACTGGGGATCGACATGCCACACATCGACCTGGTTGTCCAGGTCGGCTCGCCAAAGTCCGTCGCCGCCTTGCTCCAGCGGGTGGGTCGGGCGGGCCACCAGCTCGGCGAGACGGTCACCGGCCGGGTCGTCGCACTGGACCGGGACGAACTCGTGGAGTGTGCGGTCATGCTCAAGAAGGCCGAGGAGGGTTTCGTCGACCGCGTCTTCATCCCGGAGAACGCTCAGGACGTCGCCGCCCAGCAGGTCTACGGCATGGCGATCAACGGCCCCCGGCCCGAGGCCGAGGTCAGGGGGGTTCTCCGGCGTGCCTACCCCTACCGCGAGTACGACGACGCCGCCTACGAGCAGCTGATGCGGTATCTCACCGCGGACTACCCGGGCATGGAGGAGAAAAACGTCTACGCGAAAGTCTGGCGGGACAGAAACGACCCGCCGGGCGGCGAGCACCACTACCCGGAGTACGACGTGGGACAGCGGCTGATAGGCAAGCGCGGCCGGATGGCCCGGGTCATCTACATGACCAACATCGGCACCATCCCCGACTCGTTCACCTGCGACGTGTTCACCCGCGGGGGCGACGAGTGGGTCGGGCAACTGGACGAGGCGTACCTCGACACGCTGGAATCGGGCGACGTGTTCGTGCTCGGCGGGAGCCGCTACGAGTACCGGTACCGCCGCGGGTCGAAGGTGTACGTCGACCCGACGAGCGCGCGCCCGACGGTCCCCTCCTGGTTCTCCGAGCGGTTACCTCTCTCCTACGACCTCGGCCGCGAGATCCTGCGCTTCCAGCGCGAGCTGCTCGCCCGCCTCAAGCACGGGGGCAAGTCCGAGGTACGGGTGTGGCTCCGGGAGTTCCCGCTCGACGAGCACAGCGTCCGCGCGCTCACGCGGATGTTCGACGAGCAGGTCCGGTATCTCGGCCCGGAGGGGGTGAGCACGGACGGCCGACTGGTCGTCGAGGAGGAACTGGACCGGGAGGCCTACGAACGGCGCTACTACGTCCACTCCAACTACGGCCGGCGGTTCAACGACGGCTTCTCCCGGCTGCTGGCCTACCGGGTCGCCCAGGAGACCAACGCCAACGTCCAGGTCGCGGTCGCCGACAACGGCTTCACGCTGTCGATGCCCCTGAACCGGAAGGTCGACCTGGTCGGGGTCCTCGAGGACATCGACCCCGGGGACGCCCGCGGTGACCTGCGTGCCAGCCTCGAGGGGACGGACCTGCTGGAGCGGTACTTCAGGATCAACGCCACGCGGGCGCTGATGATCCTCAAGCGGTACAAGGGCCACGAGAAGTCTGCGAGCCAGCAGCAGGTCAACGCCGAGATGCTGCTGGGCTTCGCCGAGGAACTGGAGTCCTTTGCCGTCATCAAGGAGACCTACCGCGAGATACTTGAGGACAAACTCAACCTCGCGGGCATCCAGGGGGTGCTCGCCGCTATCCAGGCC
- a CDS encoding DUF3225 domain-containing protein, protein MPSATPVEELVREYYGALRAGDPLYPYFRESPATVKYGLSETLRGYEAVAAGLREQTRTTAGWTVDSRNLTAGTRDGTEGQSAPCGWFADDVFMSWTDTDRQVRYEFETRWSGTVVDGEFAAMHVSTAEAL, encoded by the coding sequence ATGCCATCCGCCACGCCCGTCGAGGAGCTCGTCCGCGAGTACTACGGCGCGCTCCGGGCCGGTGACCCCCTCTACCCCTACTTCCGGGAGTCGCCAGCTACAGTGAAGTACGGGCTCTCGGAGACCCTGCGCGGCTACGAGGCCGTCGCCGCGGGGTTGCGCGAGCAGACCCGGACCACGGCCGGCTGGACCGTCGACTCCCGGAACCTGACCGCGGGCACTCGCGACGGAACGGAGGGACAGTCCGCCCCGTGTGGCTGGTTCGCCGACGACGTCTTCATGTCCTGGACGGACACCGACCGGCAGGTCAGATACGAGTTCGAGACCCGCTGGAGCGGGACCGTCGTCGACGGCGAGTTCGCCGCCATGCACGTCAGCACGGCGGAGGCGCTGTGA
- a CDS encoding beta-CASP ribonuclease aCPSF1 yields the protein MSTVDKRLEEMRSEVEQEVPGDITITEVTYEGPELVIYTRDPKKFAQDGDLVRRLASKLRKRITVRPDPSSLAPPESAREEIERIIPEEAGVADLDFHADTGEVVIEAEKPGMVIGRHGSTLREITQTVGWTPEVVRTPPIESSTVSNVRNFLKQERDERRDILERIGRQIHREEMSDDEWVRITTLGCCREVGRAAFILSTPETRILIDCGDKPGAPDDVPYLQVPEALGAGASTLDAVVLTHAHLDHSALIPLLFKYGYDGPIYTTEPTRDLMGLLQLDYLDVAAKEGRAPPYESEMVREAIKHTVPLEYGDVTDIAPDIKLTLHNAGHILGSSICHFHVGDGLYNVAFSGDIHYEDTRLFNGAVNEFPRVETLVLESTYGGRNDYQTDQEDSERKLKHIIRNTIERDGKVLIPAFAVGRSQEIMLVLEEAMREGEIPTVPVHLDGMIWEATAIHSTYPEYLRDDLRDRIFHEDENPFLADQFNHIDEGEDERRDVADGGPSVVLSTSGMVEGGPIMSWLEHLGKDSDSTLTFVGYQAQGTLGRAIQSGREEIPFGNDRTGRSKTLTLRMDVETVDGFSGHADRQGLENFVRTMNPRPEKVLCVHGDESSTQDLSSALYHDYNMRTFAPKNLETFRFL from the coding sequence ATGAGTACGGTAGACAAACGACTCGAGGAGATGCGAAGCGAGGTCGAACAGGAAGTCCCCGGCGACATCACGATAACGGAGGTGACCTACGAGGGGCCGGAACTCGTCATCTACACCCGCGACCCGAAGAAATTCGCCCAGGACGGCGACCTGGTCCGGCGGCTCGCCTCCAAGTTACGGAAGCGGATCACGGTCCGGCCGGACCCCTCATCGCTGGCGCCGCCCGAGAGCGCCCGCGAGGAGATCGAACGGATCATCCCCGAAGAGGCGGGCGTCGCGGACCTTGACTTCCACGCCGACACCGGCGAGGTCGTCATCGAGGCCGAGAAACCCGGGATGGTCATCGGCCGCCACGGCTCCACGCTCCGGGAGATCACCCAGACGGTCGGGTGGACCCCCGAAGTGGTCAGGACCCCGCCCATCGAGTCCTCGACGGTCTCGAACGTCCGGAACTTCCTCAAACAGGAACGCGACGAGCGCCGGGACATCCTCGAACGGATCGGCCGCCAGATCCACCGCGAGGAGATGTCCGACGACGAGTGGGTCCGGATCACGACCCTGGGCTGTTGCCGGGAGGTCGGCCGGGCCGCCTTCATCCTCTCGACGCCCGAGACCCGCATCCTCATCGACTGCGGGGACAAGCCCGGCGCGCCCGACGACGTCCCCTACCTCCAGGTGCCCGAGGCGCTGGGTGCCGGCGCGAGCACGCTCGACGCCGTCGTCCTGACCCACGCCCACCTCGACCACTCCGCGCTCATCCCCCTCCTCTTCAAGTACGGCTACGACGGGCCGATCTACACCACCGAACCCACGCGGGACCTGATGGGCCTGCTGCAGCTGGATTACCTGGACGTCGCCGCCAAGGAGGGGCGAGCCCCGCCCTACGAGTCCGAGATGGTCCGGGAGGCGATCAAACACACCGTCCCGCTGGAGTACGGCGACGTTACCGACATCGCGCCGGACATCAAGCTCACGCTGCACAACGCCGGCCACATCCTCGGGTCCTCTATCTGTCACTTCCACGTCGGCGACGGGCTCTACAACGTCGCCTTCTCCGGGGACATCCACTACGAGGACACCCGCCTGTTCAATGGCGCGGTCAACGAGTTCCCCCGCGTGGAGACGCTCGTTCTGGAGTCCACCTACGGCGGGCGCAACGACTACCAGACCGACCAGGAGGACTCCGAGCGCAAGCTCAAACACATCATCCGCAACACCATCGAGCGCGACGGGAAGGTCCTCATCCCCGCGTTCGCGGTCGGCCGCTCCCAGGAGATCATGCTGGTGCTGGAGGAGGCGATGCGTGAGGGGGAGATCCCGACCGTGCCGGTCCACCTCGACGGGATGATCTGGGAGGCGACGGCCATCCACTCGACGTACCCGGAGTACCTCCGGGACGACCTCCGGGACCGGATCTTCCACGAGGACGAGAACCCCTTTTTGGCTGATCAGTTCAACCACATCGACGAGGGGGAGGACGAGCGCCGGGACGTCGCCGACGGCGGTCCCAGCGTCGTGCTCTCGACCTCGGGGATGGTCGAGGGCGGCCCGATCATGTCCTGGCTCGAACACCTCGGGAAGGACAGCGACTCCACGCTCACCTTCGTCGGCTACCAGGCCCAGGGGACGCTGGGGCGGGCCATCCAGAGCGGTCGCGAGGAGATCCCCTTCGGCAACGACCGGACCGGCCGCAGCAAGACCCTCACGCTGCGGATGGACGTCGAGACCGTCGACGGCTTCTCCGGTCACGCCGACCGGCAGGGCCTGGAGAACTTCGTCCGGACGATGAACCCGCGCCCGGAGAAGGTGCTCTGTGTCCACGGCGACGAATCGAGTACGCAGGACCTCTCCTCGGCGCTGTACCACGACTACAACATGCGCACCTTCGCGCCCAAAAACCTGGAGACGTTTCGGTTTCTCTGA
- a CDS encoding ester cyclase: MPTPEEHERRLETLYEGVWNGADPDVADELVAPDYLIHDRDLAAQLRGPDLYRALADGTREVFPDMRLTVEDVFGAGDRVAARWTMTGTHEGSLFGEEPTGREVQLPAVEINRFEDGLLAETWTQSDMLGLRQQVTEE; encoded by the coding sequence ATGCCGACACCGGAAGAGCACGAACGACGGCTCGAAACCCTCTACGAGGGCGTCTGGAACGGTGCGGACCCGGATGTCGCTGACGAGCTGGTCGCTCCCGACTACCTCATCCACGACCGCGACCTCGCCGCACAGCTTCGGGGCCCGGACCTCTACAGGGCCCTCGCCGACGGGACCCGCGAGGTGTTCCCCGACATGCGCCTGACCGTCGAGGACGTGTTCGGCGCCGGCGACCGGGTCGCGGCTCGCTGGACGATGACCGGGACACACGAGGGGTCACTGTTCGGCGAGGAACCGACCGGCCGGGAAGTCCAGTTGCCGGCGGTCGAGATCAACCGCTTCGAGGACGGCCTGCTCGCGGAGACCTGGACCCAGAGCGATATGCTCGGGCTGAGACAGCAGGTAACGGAGGAGTAG
- a CDS encoding SDR family oxidoreductase produces MTPPTVLVTGATGTVGSLVCEALADRDCEARALARDPADAPAGADGVAFDFEKPETWGRAFDGGDSLFLVRPPAISRVGESLLPAVDAALRCGVEHVTLLSVLGAERNPLLPHRRIEKHLLDADCTHTFLRASFFMQNLDEVHAVDVREHSEIFVPAGGGETSFVDARDIADVAAVTLLEPGHENAAYDITGAEALTYEEVAAVFTEVLGREVTYPDPSVLAFARRMRGRGESPGFVAAMLVIYTTARFGLAGRVTDDTARLLGREPRSLREYVGDYAPAFEPAAAASEREVAAR; encoded by the coding sequence ATGACACCTCCGACTGTCCTCGTCACCGGCGCCACCGGCACCGTCGGCTCTCTCGTCTGCGAGGCACTGGCCGACCGCGACTGCGAGGCCCGAGCGCTCGCCCGCGACCCCGCGGACGCGCCCGCCGGAGCGGACGGGGTCGCCTTCGACTTCGAGAAACCCGAGACGTGGGGACGGGCCTTCGACGGCGGCGACAGCCTCTTTCTGGTCCGGCCGCCCGCCATCAGCCGCGTCGGCGAATCCCTCCTGCCCGCCGTCGACGCCGCCCTCCGGTGTGGCGTCGAACACGTCACGCTGCTGTCGGTGCTGGGCGCGGAGCGGAACCCCCTGTTGCCCCACCGCCGGATCGAGAAACACCTCCTCGACGCCGACTGTACCCATACGTTCCTGCGGGCCTCCTTCTTCATGCAGAACCTCGACGAGGTCCACGCCGTCGACGTCCGCGAGCACAGCGAGATATTCGTCCCCGCGGGGGGCGGGGAAACCAGCTTCGTCGACGCCCGCGACATCGCCGACGTGGCCGCGGTGACGCTACTCGAACCGGGCCACGAGAACGCGGCCTACGACATCACGGGTGCCGAGGCGCTCACCTACGAGGAGGTCGCCGCCGTGTTCACCGAGGTGCTGGGACGGGAGGTCACCTACCCCGACCCGTCGGTGCTTGCTTTCGCCCGACGGATGCGCGGCCGCGGCGAGAGTCCGGGGTTCGTCGCCGCGATGCTCGTCATCTACACGACCGCGAGGTTCGGGCTGGCGGGACGCGTCACCGACGACACCGCGCGGCTGCTCGGCCGGGAGCCGCGCTCGCTCCGGGAGTACGTCGGGGACTACGCCCCGGCGTTCGAGCCGGCCGCCGCGGCGTCCGAGCGGGAGGTGGCGGCGCGATGA
- a CDS encoding DUF6069 family protein, translating to MSAVADRSTEPPSDTALASRAAVAAVLAGAVNAALVAGATAAGVGEGFRAVSYPPVLFLTVVGVVGATLVYALLLRRSRAPRRTFVRVAAAVLVLSFLPDLALLALDPAATVGGVVVLMLMHVVVAAASVGVLTRRVGLR from the coding sequence ATGAGCGCCGTCGCCGACCGGTCGACGGAGCCACCGAGCGACACGGCGCTCGCGTCGCGGGCGGCCGTCGCGGCCGTCCTCGCGGGTGCGGTCAACGCCGCGCTGGTCGCCGGGGCCACCGCCGCCGGCGTGGGCGAGGGGTTCCGGGCGGTGTCCTACCCGCCGGTGCTCTTCCTGACTGTGGTCGGGGTCGTCGGCGCGACGCTAGTCTACGCACTCCTGCTGAGGCGGAGTCGGGCCCCCAGACGGACGTTCGTTCGGGTGGCCGCCGCCGTGCTGGTGCTGTCGTTTCTCCCCGACCTCGCGCTCCTCGCGCTCGACCCCGCCGCAACCGTCGGCGGTGTGGTCGTGCTGATGCTCATGCACGTCGTGGTCGCGGCAGCGAGCGTGGGTGTTCTGACCCGCAGGGTCGGACTCCGCTGA
- a CDS encoding phosphotransferase family protein has translation MTGTETEPGGASRYLDTEGLYAALAETLGEPGFWALSPHEPGLGNETLFLVWGDRRFVVRRPPLAGAPADAHDVFREFRLLEALEWTDLPTPHPVLAVEDERVARAPFTVVERLDGKVLRHGEPMAYVEGEHRRRFGEGLVDLLADVHAVDVAETGLADAGTGGDTAASPALDRGLETRIREWRERFGAYREQTDRAVPGAGTVGEWLAANVPDDRGRTLVHGDYTLDNLKFTPETPPELVGVLDWERGGLGDPLADLGRLLAFWFETEAEACGLPWEFAPRFTTREGYHSRSGLVERYEAATGRTFTHDRFYRALAMFEAATVFEGYYLRNLTDASDRAGFGDLETAVPALVERAGRVIDGEEPL, from the coding sequence ATGACCGGTACCGAGACCGAGCCCGGCGGCGCGAGCCGGTATCTCGACACCGAGGGGCTCTACGCCGCGCTCGCGGAGACGCTCGGCGAGCCGGGTTTCTGGGCGCTGTCGCCCCACGAGCCCGGCCTGGGCAACGAGACCCTCTTTCTGGTGTGGGGCGACCGGCGCTTCGTCGTCCGGCGGCCGCCACTGGCCGGCGCGCCCGCCGACGCACACGACGTCTTCCGGGAGTTCCGCCTGCTGGAGGCGCTGGAGTGGACGGACCTCCCGACCCCCCACCCCGTCCTGGCCGTCGAGGACGAACGCGTCGCCCGTGCCCCCTTTACCGTCGTCGAACGGCTGGACGGGAAGGTGTTGCGCCACGGCGAGCCGATGGCCTACGTGGAGGGTGAGCACCGCCGGCGATTCGGCGAAGGACTGGTCGATCTGCTGGCGGACGTCCACGCGGTCGACGTCGCGGAAACGGGGCTTGCCGACGCGGGCACCGGGGGCGACACCGCGGCGTCGCCGGCCCTCGACCGCGGGCTCGAGACCCGTATTCGGGAGTGGCGCGAGCGCTTTGGGGCCTATCGCGAGCAGACGGACCGCGCGGTTCCCGGGGCCGGGACGGTCGGCGAGTGGCTGGCGGCGAACGTTCCCGACGACCGCGGCCGGACACTCGTCCACGGCGACTACACGCTGGACAACCTGAAGTTCACCCCCGAGACACCGCCCGAACTGGTGGGCGTGCTCGACTGGGAGCGGGGCGGCCTCGGCGACCCGCTGGCGGACCTGGGGCGGCTCCTCGCCTTCTGGTTCGAAACCGAGGCCGAAGCCTGCGGGCTGCCCTGGGAGTTCGCGCCCCGCTTTACGACCAGGGAGGGGTACCACTCCAGGTCGGGTCTCGTCGAACGCTACGAGGCTGCGACGGGTCGGACGTTCACCCACGACCGCTTCTACCGCGCGCTCGCGATGTTCGAGGCCGCGACTGTCTTCGAGGGCTACTACCTGCGGAATCTGACCGACGCCTCCGACCGGGCCGGGTTCGGGGACCTGGAGACCGCGGTGCCTGCGCTGGTCGAGCGCGCCGGGCGCGTCATCGACGGCGAGGAGCCGCTGTAG
- a CDS encoding endonuclease III domain-containing protein: protein MPELHADTRAEAVVDALGLLYHDDLDPEEFMLFPEGETPTIEADDEVSDWADTYGGRPAFECLVRTILSQNTSDTASQPAHDALMDRYADRGSSYGTDATESRAPHDDLAAALADADHAELAETVRSAGLYNQKAEKIIGAAEWVLEEFGSEAAFDEFVTGGDPGEVRETLLSVDGVGPKTADCVLLFAGGRGGVFPVDTHVHRIARRMGLAPADADHEGVREALERDVPPEKCGFGHTAMIQFGREYCSARKPACLDDPEACPLAGLCDQVGVFPERGEVVDPAEGVAGRTGADR from the coding sequence ATGCCGGAGTTGCACGCCGACACGCGCGCCGAGGCGGTCGTGGACGCGCTGGGACTGCTCTACCACGACGACCTTGACCCGGAGGAGTTCATGCTCTTCCCGGAGGGGGAGACGCCGACCATCGAGGCCGACGACGAGGTGAGCGACTGGGCGGACACCTACGGCGGCCGGCCGGCCTTCGAGTGTCTGGTGCGGACGATCCTGAGTCAGAACACCTCCGACACGGCCAGCCAGCCCGCCCACGACGCGCTGATGGACCGCTACGCCGACCGCGGCTCCTCCTACGGGACGGACGCGACCGAGTCCCGCGCTCCCCACGACGACCTCGCGGCCGCGCTGGCCGACGCCGACCACGCGGAACTCGCCGAGACGGTCCGCTCCGCTGGACTGTACAACCAGAAGGCAGAGAAGATCATCGGGGCCGCCGAGTGGGTGCTCGAGGAGTTCGGCTCCGAGGCCGCCTTCGACGAGTTCGTCACCGGCGGCGACCCCGGGGAGGTGCGGGAGACGCTGCTGTCGGTCGACGGCGTCGGCCCCAAGACGGCCGACTGCGTCCTCCTCTTTGCTGGCGGCCGGGGCGGCGTCTTTCCCGTCGACACCCACGTCCACCGGATCGCCCGGCGGATGGGGCTGGCGCCGGCCGACGCCGACCACGAGGGCGTCCGGGAGGCCCTCGAACGGGACGTCCCTCCGGAGAAGTGCGGCTTCGGCCACACCGCGATGATCCAGTTCGGTCGGGAGTACTGCTCGGCCCGCAAGCCGGCCTGCCTGGACGACCCCGAAGCCTGCCCGCTGGCGGGGCTCTGTGACCAGGTCGGCGTCTTTCCGGAGCGTGGCGAGGTCGTCGACCCCGCAGAGGGCGTTGCCGGCAGGACAGGGGCGGACCGATGA
- a CDS encoding polymer-forming cytoskeletal protein — protein sequence MFRSDPLDELVIPDGTHVEEHDLVTDGDVLVGGQSHVEFGVRGGNVIAGERVGFGGNIEAAGDCRLDMWCEVDGDVLVGEDAYLGERVHVGGQLKVAGDLDIGDDVDIDDGFEAAGWIVIRNPMPTITFLFVYLSQLLRIGEEEAAEEMLEALMSDEREHQPVVIPRSARVGDDAWRVSTPGRIGNDCRLHGNVRAESLVVGRDNEIFGSLRAKEGVTVGAGTEVTGNVTTRSGTVRIGPGAEVRGDVSGDYVEVHHEAAVEGAIRARDEMSMVSEPVLDDEVVTGERPTAEPESVPDPDPTPAITRVDGESGAEPEAEAPE from the coding sequence ATATTCCGCTCGGACCCCCTCGACGAACTGGTCATCCCGGACGGGACCCACGTCGAGGAACACGACCTCGTGACCGACGGCGACGTGCTCGTCGGCGGGCAGAGCCACGTGGAGTTCGGGGTCCGCGGGGGCAACGTCATCGCGGGCGAGCGCGTCGGCTTCGGCGGCAACATCGAGGCCGCCGGCGACTGCCGGCTGGACATGTGGTGTGAGGTCGACGGCGACGTTCTGGTCGGGGAGGACGCCTACCTCGGCGAGCGCGTCCACGTCGGCGGCCAGCTCAAGGTCGCCGGCGATCTGGACATCGGCGACGACGTCGACATCGACGACGGCTTCGAGGCCGCGGGCTGGATCGTCATCCGCAACCCGATGCCCACCATCACCTTTCTGTTCGTCTACCTCTCGCAGCTGTTGCGGATCGGCGAGGAGGAGGCCGCCGAGGAGATGCTGGAGGCGCTGATGAGCGACGAGCGCGAACACCAGCCGGTCGTGATCCCCCGCTCGGCCCGCGTGGGCGACGACGCCTGGCGGGTCTCGACCCCCGGCCGGATCGGCAACGACTGTCGGCTCCACGGCAACGTCCGCGCGGAGTCGCTGGTCGTCGGCCGGGACAACGAGATATTCGGCAGCCTCCGCGCGAAGGAGGGTGTGACCGTCGGGGCCGGCACCGAAGTGACGGGCAACGTCACCACCCGCTCGGGGACGGTCCGTATCGGCCCGGGCGCGGAGGTCCGCGGCGACGTCTCCGGGGACTACGTCGAGGTTCACCACGAGGCGGCCGTCGAGGGTGCCATCCGCGCCCGCGACGAGATGTCGATGGTCTCCGAGCCCGTTCTGGACGACGAGGTGGTCACTGGGGAGCGGCCGACGGCCGAACCGGAGTCGGTTCCGGACCCGGACCCGACCCCGGCGATCACCCGGGTCGACGGCGAGAGTGGGGCGGAGCCCGAAGCCGAAGCGCCGGAATGA
- a CDS encoding redox-regulated ATPase YchF, translating into MISLALAGKPNAGKSTFYRAATMADVEVGNYPFTTIDPNRGVSHVRTECPCLDRDRRCDSDDCREGKRYVPVELLDVAGLVPGAHEGRGLGNQFLDELTTADAILHVVDASGGTNAEGEPVEVGEHDPVEDLAFIETEMDRWLAGIVADNWEGVERQSRSPDFDIDEALTEMLTGVGATAADVGAVLRAVDYPSDPREWGEEDRRRLASAVRERTKPIVVVANKADVAPEGTIDRLREHAERVIPATAEGELALRRAAEAGLVEYDPGDHDFAVVGGLSDQQEQGLEQVREVMERYGGTGIQAALDTAVYDLLDRITVYPVENETRWTDGQGRMLPDAHLLPSGATPPDLAYAVHSDIGEGYLYAVDARRDRQVGEDHELSEGDVIKVVSAN; encoded by the coding sequence ATGATCTCCCTCGCGCTGGCCGGCAAACCGAACGCCGGCAAGTCCACCTTCTACCGGGCGGCCACGATGGCCGACGTGGAGGTGGGTAACTACCCCTTCACGACGATCGACCCCAACCGCGGCGTCAGCCACGTCCGGACGGAGTGTCCCTGCCTGGACCGCGACCGGCGGTGTGACAGCGACGATTGCCGCGAGGGCAAGCGGTACGTCCCCGTCGAGTTGCTCGACGTGGCGGGACTGGTGCCGGGCGCCCACGAGGGGCGGGGGCTGGGCAACCAGTTCCTGGACGAACTCACCACGGCCGACGCGATCCTCCACGTCGTCGACGCCTCCGGCGGGACGAACGCCGAGGGCGAACCCGTCGAGGTGGGCGAGCACGACCCCGTCGAGGACCTCGCCTTCATCGAGACGGAGATGGACCGCTGGCTCGCCGGGATCGTCGCCGACAACTGGGAGGGCGTCGAGCGCCAGTCCCGCTCGCCCGATTTCGACATCGACGAGGCCCTGACGGAGATGCTGACCGGCGTGGGCGCGACGGCAGCCGATGTCGGAGCGGTGTTGCGCGCGGTCGACTACCCGTCGGACCCGCGGGAGTGGGGCGAGGAGGACCGCCGGCGGCTGGCCTCGGCGGTGCGCGAGCGGACCAAACCCATCGTCGTCGTGGCGAACAAGGCCGATGTCGCGCCCGAGGGGACCATCGACCGGCTGCGCGAGCACGCCGAGCGGGTCATCCCGGCGACCGCGGAGGGCGAGCTCGCGCTCCGGCGGGCCGCGGAGGCGGGGCTGGTCGAGTACGACCCCGGCGACCACGACTTCGCGGTGGTGGGCGGGCTGAGCGACCAGCAGGAGCAGGGCCTCGAACAGGTCCGGGAGGTGATGGAGCGCTACGGCGGGACGGGCATCCAGGCGGCACTCGACACCGCCGTCTACGACCTGCTCGACAGGATCACCGTCTACCCCGTCGAGAACGAGACCCGGTGGACCGACGGCCAGGGCCGGATGCTCCCGGACGCCCACCTGCTCCCGTCGGGGGCGACCCCGCCGGACCTTGCCTACGCCGTCCACTCGGACATCGGTGAGGGGTATCTCTACGCCGTCGACGCCCGGCGGGACCGGCAGGTCGGCGAGGACCACGAACTCTCGGAAGGAGACGTGATCAAGGTCGTCAGCGCGAACTGA